From the Populus nigra chromosome 13, ddPopNigr1.1, whole genome shotgun sequence genome, the window GTATTCTTGAGCACAAGCTATTGTAGTGGCGAGGATgaattctctaaaaaaaaacatagaaaatgagGCTGAAGGAAAAGATTTGAACCTCTTGCACTGATTCCTTTGCAGATTGAGCAGCATTACCAGCTCTGTCCATCAAGGTACTGGCCTTCTcctgaaacaaacaaaatccATACCTTATCATGTATTGGAAGAGAAATATCATGCATGaacattcataaataaaaaggaagaaataaacaaaattcataGGCTGACCTGAGCTTGGCCCTTGGCCTCACCAGCTTGGAAGCTCATCTTCTGGGTATTGTCAGCCATCTTTGGTTTCTGATTTCTTTAAAAGATTTTGGAGAACTCAAATAAATTGAAAGCTCAAGTgcttgaaaaaattaacaaaactctTGGTAGTAAAGGTATGCCATGGCAGCCATAATTTATACTGATTAAAACCAGGCCATTTCTGGACACGTGCAATGCCACGTGTCAAGCTATAGATGGCTTGAAATAACATCCGTTATTGAGGTTGAGATTTTGGGGGCCTTTGACCAGGGgggttttgaattttgttaataattCATGTGCTTACattctctgtttgttttttttaaaaaaagaaattatttcgGTTTTTTCTTAAGACATTCAATTAAGAAAGGATCATGATTGAGGGATCCAAAATCTTGAACCCAACTTAACAGACACCAACATTTTCATATATACATGTAGTACTGTTGTCCACATTTTATTAGACAAGtgagaaaaaatatgtttagtttATGTGActaatatggaaaaaaaaaactcttttaaatttgatatcaaaataccgagattttatttgaatgtttcatttaaaatatgctttaaagacaataatataatttcGAGTTAAGAGTTTTCAAGTTTGATTtactaaattgaatttaataataatataaaattttttatggtgACTTgaatacattttaaatttttttaaatttgatctttagtGTACAGAGAAAAAAGTTACTTACTAAGTCCCACTATATATGTTGTCTATTTGCCGGATTAAAAATTTTGGATAGCTTCTCGTATACGGGAGGtgctgctaattttttttaaaaaataaaaattgtcccCCCAACTCTAAATATGTGTAGATGCCTAGGGGAAAATCAATTGTACATCATGAGGACAAGATCACTGCTACTTCTTCTAACAACGATAATGATAACCACAAGTCATTAGGTATCGATAAAAAAGAGACACTTGAAGTGTAGGCATCGACTCACGACTTTGCCTCATCGAGTGTAATGTCGCAATGTAGAGGGGGTCCCCTCACAATGAGATCCCTTCATAGTGGGATCCATTCACCTATAAGTACAAGACTCAATGGAAGGACGATCTTTTAATGGAAGTGTGTTTTGCTTTCACAATGACATGTTTAATAATACCATAAAtgtaatatttcattaaatttattcaatttcaagtTTACAAATATTGAGGTTGCCCGAATAATAACTCAATATTTAAATCGTCGAtgaaaattctattattttaatggagTCAGGTTTTTAAACATCCTGAATAAAAACTGCATATCGGTACATGGTTTTCAAGGTTTAAGGTTAGtattaacttaatattttttttattatgttaattcatttactttattgaaattattaaaaatttctttttataaatgtttattgcaagggaaaatttgaattcaatataACTAATGATAATATTGCAAGAAAGGTTTGAAAGAATTACGCTTCAATTACGTAACattgaaatcaagataatttttttattcaaaatattaaaattttatttgtcatttacttataaataatttgtttgtatCATATAagttgcatgattttttataCAGGCCGCCATACATCTTGGAGACTATATGGGCAGAATACATTCAACGTGTGATGTCTACGTGTATCACGCGACGGTCACAGTTCTATTATCATGCATATCGGCGGCTACGTTCCATTCATTTTCACATGCGAAGAGGatactaagatttttttaattgcatctattttttaatttgttgttttttataaatatatttaactgacaatatttttatcttgtatGCTACGGTTCTTGGACATGAGTCAAGCCCAATGAAACTTTATGTGGAACCACATGTGTGTAGTGATgaccgcaaaaaaaaaaatgcaacagtTCGTAGATAGTCAAGCTCAACGTTTTATGGTATGTTggttttcaactatttttttcttaagttattatttacttgaatttgatgaatttattttttatttttagaagacATAGAACAGccggttgaaggagagatataAAGATGATCTTTCAACCTATCTAAATATCAATCCAGATTTATGGTTGAAGGTAAAATTACCTAATGAACTCGACAAAAATTAAGTATACAAACTCTCGAAGACCATAATCAAGAACTTGTTCTCACTCGTAAACCGAGACAGAAGCTCTTTAAACAAGTACGAAACTgaagtaaaattaatttcactAATTATAAGGGCAACATCTGCCTGCAAACATCGATCACGAGAGagctacagagagagctctctTCTTTATACAAAAGGAAATGACAGAAACAAAACAATAGAT encodes:
- the LOC133671637 gene encoding stress-induced protein KIN2-like, producing the protein MADNTQKMSFQAGEAKGQAQEKASTLMDRAGNAAQSAKESVQEAGQQVMSKAQGAVEGVKNATGMNK